Genomic segment of Cataglyphis hispanica isolate Lineage 1 chromosome 23, ULB_Chis1_1.0, whole genome shotgun sequence:
TTAATAACCTGTCCGATCACAGTATCGTATTTCTCGCTCTTGCCTCTTAGTCGTCGTAGCTGGGAAAGAAAGAACGTGATGGTTACATAATAATTCGCCACTTTTTATACCCGCGAGGTATGCATATCCGTTTTCGGGGAACGCCGATCGTTCACTTTCCGATCCTCGTTAAGTTTCACCACTCGCGCAATTTTCTTACCCATTCCACTTCCTCTTCTTGACGAATACGTTTCTCGAAGGCACGCAATGTATTGATCAGAATAACATTCGcgctgaaaataataaaattattgtattaacaaattgaaatatgaatataaaatatatagaagaatcaattatttgaaataaaagttttcaatCGTTAGTTCTTCGAGAAAACAGTGAAACAGAGATATTTGTTGTGCGCGTAAATTTATTCAACttactaattattatgtttttctatTGCAttcgtattaaatttatccCAATGTTGATTTAAGAATTCCATTGCAACATGATATCCATGTGGATTTAACATAACGGATGTTAGAGCCTTTTCTGCAAGTTCAATATTCTTTTGCGAAAATATCACGGGCAgatatctgaaaattatttatataaatatatatatattaacataatttataatttataagaattaaatattaaatctcttgtatatgtattatatcttctaattagacatttattttttacttaaattttttattttaattttttaaaactaattaaaaattaaaattgatatgattattttattttataataaaattgtgagatgatttttatgtaaaaaaatttatgtaaaaaaaccaaacattaattgaatattaaaaaataaatttctaaataaaatgatgatattacatataaaaaaaaatgaaatatttctaattcaaAGCAGTTAAAACTAATTCTTGAgtccttttatataataatcatataaaaaattctagtgcgtaaataattttattttatatatgtaacttaCTTTCTCAATAAATCCGGATTTTCATGACATCCTAATGCGATGGCGAGGCTTTCTTTTTCGTATATCGCTGATTCGTTGTACCTCTTCCAGAATGCTAGCCATTGTTCGTTCGTGgcaattttcataaatgtaCAATACGTCCAGGTACGAAATTTCTCTGGAATACTAATTCAATGGTGATTTTTTTCCTATCATAATAGCGTCTTCTATACAGTTAAAACATGTTCATATTCTCATTGTATATTTAACCGAAtgcgatttaatattatatttaatattaacgtattgtattaataacaaataaataaattgcaaaaataatcagTTATTTTTGGCATTAAATATACGACCAATATTAGCAGTTGTAGCGCTAATTACTTACGAGTTTGACGATTCGTTTCGTAGGATTTTGTTAGTAAAATTGACAGCTTCCATTAAACATGCCCGATGACCCGCTAAACATGCTGATTTCATTACATTGACTTCGAATTCTGTCCACAATACAGGATCTTTATGGACTAGCGATGGTGCCGTTTTGCTGTATACCTTGTCTATGAATTTACACATCACGAACTGAAAGaagtgaaattttattttttaattagacggcaaaattttaatgtaatgtaaacagatttttaaaaacggatttaattacattaatattttaagaaatgttaattatattaagattttttaagataattaattattatataatttaagaataattttaaaaatacagaatctctaaaattattgcttcagatataactttgaaactatatattttttctttctctccttcttttcatttcttatgTATTGCAgggttttattttctttataaaaaaaaaaaaaaaataaagaacaaacTACAAGCTGCTGCTACAGTTTAAGGAAATGTCAATCTCCTGTttcaagatttctttttatatttttgcaaaacatCAAAATGTTCTTATGAAATTGCAAGAAGGAAGGCAAAGTAAACCGCGGCGGAGATATTTATCGCAACATTATGAAGATCTGCAGTTGATTCGCGCAAGGAATAAGAGAGTAATTCCATTTATTCAGAATTTACGAGCAATAAACCGGGTGGATTAAATCGCAAAGATACACCGCggcgtatttatttaatttggcaCGTTAGGCTTACGGACATGAAGCGTCCAAAGAAATCGCGCGCCGGATCCGCCTCTTTACTTACGGTGAGACCTTCCTCtcgtatatttttgcaataatggCTTCTGTGAAAAGAACACTGTTACGGCAACATTGGTCGGCGCGAGtgcttaattaaatgttacgtGACTCGTATTTCGGTGCAAATAATGATTGAGTCCTCCGACCTAATTGAGAACGTCGAATCGTAACGACGGCCGATGGGCCGATGATCGCTTATATATCTGTCTCAGGGATAATCATACGCTTTATAATACCATACTTAAGTCTTAACTGCGCGTAATAACGACATAAGGCAGAATTGCACAGCAGACGATTTAGATCGCGCGAAGCGGCATCGATTATATCTCGCATATCTTATCGCACATCGCAAccgtataaattaataataaaacgaaatgTGCTCGAATTTTTTCCTTACAATCTATGATCACATTGAAAaacatctatttatctattataatgaTGGAGATTATAAATTGCGATGTTTCTCTATAAATGTTATCCACaatgaaaaaatgcaaaatgagctataaatataggaaaaataTAGCGTAAATTgcgatttataaatgtataattatatgttctgTCGGAGAagaactattaataataattaacgacatttttttattacatggaTATTAAGTATAAACATGCGACATTGACGATCTCGGATATTACCTCGAATACACTTGAGTCCCAAAGACGACTCTGGATGATTGTCAATAAAGGTATTGCGGGTGTCCACAACATTTCTCCGCTCTCCGTTTCCAGTTTCTCAAGAATACTCCACATGATTCTTTTATCGAGCAATCCACCATTAACCATCGCAGACGAGTCGGTCAGTACTTGCACTTTTGCTACTTTCGGTAAGGCTCGAAAggattttgttaataatttccaGTTCTCTATATCGTAGTTGACATGATACAAAGCTGCACAATATagaacgataaattattaatagaaatcttGCATAATTTGAAagtaataagagaaaaattgtattgtaacTTATAGACtattaatctctttaaataatatatagttctagaatattttatgtataaaagaaatatttgtgaatttatcAAGTGGCTCgagcaaattttcaaattgatcGACATTGGCAGTAAAAATATTGCTCTGGATATTATCTTCTTAATTGAACGGCAGATGTTGCGACAGTGATATTACCCGTTTGATTGATATTGAACAGAATCCATTTATTGTTGAAAGTCGCCCGACTCAGAACAGTATCGTTAATTTTCATGCGTTTCTTGACCATCCATGCCTTCGGCAAAGTATTACCAAATTGCTGTTCATTTTCGGTTGTCCACGTCAACGGAATATGCCATAACTCTTTGCTCGTACTATTTATGCCataatgataaaatcgatCCTGAAACACAAACATCGCATAATTGAGCAATTTTTATCGACGTCCACGGCAGATTTTTCATGGCTGTGTTTTACATCTATTTAATGATGGAGATTATAAATTGCGATGtttctctataaatattatccatAATAGCTTTTATAAAGCTTTTATGATTaacttcaaatattaattcaattccatatattaaattatatatatatatatatatatatatatatatatatatatatatatatagacaaattaatataaaaattattagtttgacaattatatttttaaattacatttttattaataaataatttttatttaatttttaacagtcaaaaaatatttaaaatatataaatgattttaatatcaaataatactcatattaataaaattttaatataaaattcaattatcaattaatctaaaatattgaaagactGGCTAAATATAAAACTCGATCAAACTTTTGGTAAAAAGTAATCGATTTTAGATTAATCTCTGTAGCCGAGAGATTAAAATGTACACAGAAGcgttctatataatttatacgtgAAACACACATAACatcctttttctctcattatatTGAAGGAATAACGATGATTAATATCGTCGTATAAACGCATTccatcgataaataatttgtcgTCGACGAAACAAGGGAGAGAGATGAAGAAACACGCCTGTGTAGATCGATCTGCGATAAACATGAGGCGCACCTGCGTAAGCTCGATCGCACCGGTTTCACGATTCTGTCGGACGTGCAGGACAGGGAAGCCTGCCTGATACGTCCAAGTTCGCATAACGTCCTTCATGCGGAGCCCCGAAGAAGCCGGTAGCCCGTTCGCTCCATCGATCTCAGCCTGAAAAGCGCTCCAGAGATCCGTTTGATTAGCGCTGCGATAgcggtatgtatgtacgtagcGGCGCATAGATGACAGAAAGATCCGCTCACCCAGAAAATGATAGATCATGTATGCCATGCAATTACCCTTGACATACGACGTCAAATCGAAGACATCGGCGAGCTTACTCAGTTTCCTCAGATCAATATGCAACGGGTGTGCCGTTTCGTCGGCGTCGCTGTCAAACACGTCGCAGCACTCGATCAGGAAGCTGGTCTGCACATCCCAGGATGCAGGCTCGAGCTGGAATATTAAGAGAGGTAATCGCAAAGTAATTGTCGAGTAAATGCCGCACAACACTATAATTGCgcaactataaaaattaataattacttctcATAAACCATTAAGAtatgataaacatattttttatataacactattatactaaaattatttatcagttttaattatcaaaaaaattaaaaaatagcaatCACATAGAATTACTAAAAGACTGACATGAAAGTTATAACGTGAAAAGTATGAgtataagagaaataaatatgagagAAATACTCGTGATTATGACTGTAACTTTTGAAAAGAGGCGGAAGGACGGttagcattaattaaaaaaattaagatatgtaCTTTACCACGCTTAATGCTAAATATCCGAAAAATGAGGAGAATCCTTCTTTCAACCATACGTCGTCCCACCATTTCGGTGTTACGAGATTACCAAACCATTGATGGGCGACTTCGTGCGCCGCAATACtagcaaattcttttttaacgtCAGCGATACCGTCAGTTTCTTTTACGAGGATGGAATcttctctaaaatatatatatatatatataatattatagctcTTAACTTCagctacattaaaaattttgttaattgatatatatatgttgcgtTATAGtattacacataaaaaataattctacaattttctttttaagaaaactAAATGGCAATCACGTTTGAGACGAAAGATCCTAGTATACCTTTTACAAAAAACTGAACTATAGCAAGTTTGTTTACCGAAACGTTATAAGGCCCCAATTTTCCATCGcggaataaagaaaattgggAACCACAATGGCATCCAACTTGTTCAATTCGTAATCAAATTTGGTAAAGTTTTGAATTAAACGAAGCAATTTTGGTATCAAATTGccgatatattttgtattatttgcgACATCTTTCCTGAAAAAGATCGTATGCGACGGTCGATCGGTGACGGCAACTTCGTAACTCATGAAATCAGTGACCATAAAGGCGACCAAGTACGTGGACATCGGTAACGTTTTCTTGTAATGGTCCCAAACATATCCTGGCATATCCCGACTGGGGAGAAGAAACtggattaaatttgaatattatataatcaatcttCGTAATTAAACgtgaatacattatataagtCTTTGCAGCAATCGGATGTGCGGATTAACATTGCGGTACATTACAATGAAGCAAAATTGAATGGGTCTCTTTTACATTTCTTCGGAGACTTCTCGCATTGAATTCGAGTGCGATCGCATGTTGGACTTTCTGCCGATTGAAATGCGAAACGGCGTCTTGATCCATGGCTCGTCGAAGCATGGATAGGCTGTGCGAGCGTAATCTGGAGAGAAATTCGACACTGCTAtccatctaaaaaaatatatatatatatatatatatttgctttcaTCAGatgcaaatatgtataacaCGCAAACACAAATtgcactaaatattttattacaaaaagaaacattttattacgaagaaattaatttttgccgATATTGATAGATTGTGTGAACGGTAACgagataatatctaatatcatttttgcatCAATCATTACCTGGTCTCGTTGGTATCGCGGTCGATGTACGCACTCCTAAAAAATCCTGTCGATTTCTCATGCAATGGAATTGTATATTCTACGTGCAAAACGTAAGTCTCTCCCGCCATtagtatttgcaaaaaatacacATCGATAAAATCCTTCTCATCCATCACGACGTATTTGCTAATCAGTTTCGATCCGTTCGGCGAACGATATTCTTCCActctaatattttgtataaggAGTTGGCGGGCGTGAAAGCGTATGTGCTTAGTCGGGATCTTGGAGTAAAATTGGATCTGTGCGACGCCGATcatcgtgaaatttttttcttctagtaTAGGTATTATTTTCAAGCTGCAACGCAATTTTTTccaaagataaaaagattatacgaGGTGAAGGATCGAAAAGAGAAAGTggcgtatattaattttagtcattttaatttagatgtGCTACTTGCtctaaacataaatatttatttcctcgCTATGATTAGATCCTAACGTTTAATCTTAGTCTGAGCAAGTAAAGTCACGCGCTACAAATATTCTAGTTTATGTCTGCAATATCAATCATTCAAATGATTGATTGACACGTGGCGCATGCAGAAAACTCAATGTCAGTCTGTCATGTGACAAACTTGTTAATTTTACGTTGTATGCTACTTCAATTCtcgatttaaaattagaaaaaactcatttacatatattacaggtattttcttttgctaaaaaaaaatctaaagaagTCTTCAATAacaaattcgattaaatacatttagtGCGCATTCActgagttttttttatatttgattgatgTTGAAAATGATACGAAAAACTTTGAGTGACATTTACATTGATGTTAATACGCATTAGTGTAAGacggataaattttttaattcaaggaCTGTAATAAAcggaaaaatatctcttttcttgTTTCCGATGGTTTAAAAGctggtaaaaaaaaagcgaaaaaaatattctgagcGTGCTTACGTGTATTCCAACGGTAAAACTTGATCGGATAGTCTCTCCAAAAAGGcctttttataagatttccCACCAATCGATCCCCTGCATTTACCATCCCGCCGATTCTCTATAATCGAACTAACGAACCAGAAAATGATCATCGAACCGATAATCAAGCAGATGAATATCATTATCGCGATTCGCGTTCTCACGTGCCATCCGTGACGCGAACTTCctaaagcatttttttatcagtcaagagattttacacacattaattattgtttacaataaaataaacataaattataccaaaataatataaataatagaaacgaCAGAATAATTAGTaatcaagatatattaattaattttcgatttcTTGCATATGACGTTTGTCAATATCACttcagttaaaaaattaatgataattttatgcattgtgtttttatttaatcagaataagctgtatttttttcgcgttcttaaaaaaatttttcgcgatttGTAAAAGTATTGTAAAGTATTATGTGTGACGATTGATTCTGTTAAATATCCCAAATTACACATCGTCTTTCTAATCGCATAATAACATCCTTTGATAGCTTCTTCCTTTGATCCTACCCTGTGCTGTTACCTTGTGCTTGGCGATTCTCCATACTTATCGACGAACAGGTGATACGCTGCCACAGGATCTAGCGAACGGACGAGCATTGCCACGACGAGTAACTAGCGGCGACTGCGTTCGAAAGGCGGGAAACGCGTCAAAGGCTCGATGCTTCGGCCAGATGTGCCCGCCAAAAATACACCAAGAGAGGCACTTGGACATCAAATATCATCATTTACGCGTATTTTACCATCAATCGCAATACGTTCAAAACTCGCGAGAAATCGAGAGCATCGCTCCGTCGTGACAAGCGCGCGTTTCGTTATGCAATGCATCGTCAAGAATACAGATGGGCAACGTCGTCATCTTGCACTTGTAATTTATAAGCTTCCGGTAAAGAACCGAGGGAAGGTCGGGGTCGTTGTGTCCATTAATCACCATCGACAAAATAAACAGAATCGACATAACTAAAAAACAATTCGctgatttcaaaatatatatgtataatgcgaaattgaagataatatatttgattagatATCTATAAAACTCAACATTGTGTCAATTAGTCGCAAGTTTTCGCTAATTTattaggaaattaaaaaagcaagtaaaaatattgagagccatattgaagaaattagaaataaaattaaaatataaataatataatatataaatttattttgaaggaagtttaaaaataaatttatatattaaattaaaattatttttaggaaaagcaaaagaaaattatttttaaaaaaatttgaaaagttacaattatatgtaaaaattgtgtagagttaaaattaaaattacggaaattataaaaaatgaaattaaaattataattatttttaagaaaaataaatataaacttgttttttaaaaaaatttaaaaaaattattaacatgtcttttttaagaataaataattatttaacgatttattattattaataatttttgcgtaaATTATAAACCAACAGTTAAATCGTTTAAATATAGACCGGTTGGATAATTGCAACAAACACGTGGGTATCTAATGTGCGCTTAATGTGCTACGACTACGACTAGATACGTCTACACATTAGCATCTAGCTTTTGAGTTAGTCGCATGAGAATCTTGGTTTGACTGTTAATGAGAAAGCCAGATACTATTCCGAGACCGCGACAAGTATTCATTGTGGGATTTCGCTTTTTTTACGTCGCACGAAACTTGACTTCACGAAAAAAGTCTtgaatttataagatattgtCCAATCTAAATGTCtgtcatgaaaaataaaattcgtggGAAAAAgaagattctattttttagagaaCCTTACGATTAATTCGGCCGGTTCTATCGGCTTTTTCATGTattgatttagaaaattatttcgtgtATATTTCAATGCTTTATacatcagaaaaatatttagtctcAAGTTCAAAAAACACAGATATCtcgtttaattctttttttttttaggtaaaCTGAAATTtacctaaaaaataataagtaatccACATTATAGTTGATAATAacattgattataatatatttaaataatttttattaattatgaagatCTAATTATTCTCATGGgaattttcagtttttattgaatatatccaGAAGATGTGTGCGTTGAAAAGAACTAGTTGCAAGGCGTAAAACGCGGAAAACGCGGGTTCGTACAGCGTTTCCGTCCATCGAGACTGCTTGGCACCGCTACACAGTTAGAAGTATCTCGTTTCAGGGAATCCCGCTTCCTGTGCCGAGAGCTGAGTGCTTGACGAGGTGGTGGGCCTCTTGCCGCGTCTCTTTCGGCACGCGTGTGACCACCATCCTGAAAGAGGAAGCCAAACAATGCCTGATGACTAATGGAGACGCGTGACCCTTGAGGAGAGGTCGAACCCTCGAAACACCGCATCGGTTCCCGACTCGCACTCTCGCTCTCGCCCTCCGTGTTTTCTTAGGTGGTTTCTCCTTCCCTCCCCTTCCCTCGATAGACTTATGCATTGATAGAATGATGGTCTTCCTCAATGAAACATTCGACGACGAATTCGTGAATGAATCGCctcgagaaaataaaacagcttaatttccttcttttatatcttctttacGTTTGGATTCTGTTGATAAGAAAATCACGCATGAACTCAAATTTGCAACCcgtgtttaatattaaacatgattATTCGATTGGTTTCAACAATTAacctttttaataatacttaatctattatatatatcattaggAAAAGCGCAATAAATATCacaacttaaaataaaagaacagccctttaatatatgtaatttttaattgcttaaaaGCTaagttaataaagaaataataaaaaatttaagtatgtctatttttaatttacttaaaaattttatgaaaataaatattaaaatttaaatatatatttaaaaatctatttaaattttttacaaatgtgtTAAGCAACCAggatatatatgagaatatatccctaattttaattttacttttaacatattttgattCCATTCAAATTTCTacgataatgaaaatatatcattaaaactttagcaattcataaataaaataattcgtaaaaaCATTATTCCCACGCGTGCGTCAtctaaaattctctttattttcagTAAATGGGGTACGGAAAGCAAAAATTTCGACGAGACCGCCTTCGCGTGTCatcaattaaattctttcgCCGATTACTCACTGCGAGAAACGATTCACGAGGATTGGTCAAAAAGCCAAAAGTAAACGTGGAAGAAGATTACGGAGCTTCCATGAGAGACCCTACTCCTACGATTCCAACGGCGTTCTCCATAATGTTACCGCGGGTCTTAGGACGACGCTGTCACAT
This window contains:
- the LOC126857921 gene encoding thyrotropin-releasing hormone-degrading ectoenzyme-like isoform X1 codes for the protein MENRQAQGSSRHGWHVRTRIAIMIFICLIIGSMIIFWFVSSIIENRRDGKCRGSIGGKSYKKAFLERLSDQVLPLEYTLKIIPILEEKNFTMIGVAQIQFYSKIPTKHIRFHARQLLIQNIRVEEYRSPNGSKLISKYVVMDEKDFIDVYFLQILMAGETYVLHVEYTIPLHEKSTGFFRSAYIDRDTNETRWIAVSNFSPDYARTAYPCFDEPWIKTPFRISIGRKSNMRSHSNSMREVSEEIRDMPGYVWDHYKKTLPMSTYLVAFMVTDFMSYEVAVTDRPSHTIFFRKDVANNTKYIGNLIPKLLRLIQNFTKFDYELNKLDAIVVPNFLYSAMENWGLITFREDSILVKETDGIADVKKEFASIAAHEVAHQWFGNLVTPKWWDDVWLKEGFSSFFGYLALSVLEPASWDVQTSFLIECCDVFDSDADETAHPLHIDLRKLSKLADVFDLTSYVKGNCMAYMIYHFLGERIFLSSMRRYVHTYRYRSANQTDLWSAFQAEIDGANGLPASSGLRMKDVMRTWTYQAGFPVLHVRQNRETGAIELTQDRFYHYGINSTSKELWHIPLTWTTENEQQFGNTLPKAWMVKKRMKINDTVLSRATFNNKWILFNINQTALYHVNYDIENWKLLTKSFRALPKVAKVQVLTDSSAMVNGGLLDKRIMWSILEKLETESGEMLWTPAIPLLTIIQSRLWDSSVFEFVMCKFIDKVYSKTAPSLVHKDPVLWTEFEVNVMKSACLAGHRACLMEAVNFTNKILRNESSNSIPEKFRTWTYCTFMKIATNEQWLAFWKRYNESAIYEKESLAIALGCHENPDLLRKYLPVIFSQKNIELAEKALTSVMLNPHGYHVAMEFLNQHWDKFNTNAIEKHNNYANVILINTLRAFEKRIRQEEEVEWLRRLRGKSEKYDTVIGQVINRVRTNVAWYKKEKNETLKILKEIYTRYAETKNCRKQK
- the LOC126857921 gene encoding thyrotropin-releasing hormone-degrading ectoenzyme-like isoform X2, which gives rise to MLVRSLDPVAAYHLFVDKYGESPSTSSIIENRRDGKCRGSIGGKSYKKAFLERLSDQVLPLEYTLKIIPILEEKNFTMIGVAQIQFYSKIPTKHIRFHARQLLIQNIRVEEYRSPNGSKLISKYVVMDEKDFIDVYFLQILMAGETYVLHVEYTIPLHEKSTGFFRSAYIDRDTNETRWIAVSNFSPDYARTAYPCFDEPWIKTPFRISIGRKSNMRSHSNSMREVSEEIRDMPGYVWDHYKKTLPMSTYLVAFMVTDFMSYEVAVTDRPSHTIFFRKDVANNTKYIGNLIPKLLRLIQNFTKFDYELNKLDAIVVPNFLYSAMENWGLITFREDSILVKETDGIADVKKEFASIAAHEVAHQWFGNLVTPKWWDDVWLKEGFSSFFGYLALSVLEPASWDVQTSFLIECCDVFDSDADETAHPLHIDLRKLSKLADVFDLTSYVKGNCMAYMIYHFLGERIFLSSMRRYVHTYRYRSANQTDLWSAFQAEIDGANGLPASSGLRMKDVMRTWTYQAGFPVLHVRQNRETGAIELTQDRFYHYGINSTSKELWHIPLTWTTENEQQFGNTLPKAWMVKKRMKINDTVLSRATFNNKWILFNINQTALYHVNYDIENWKLLTKSFRALPKVAKVQVLTDSSAMVNGGLLDKRIMWSILEKLETESGEMLWTPAIPLLTIIQSRLWDSSVFEFVMCKFIDKVYSKTAPSLVHKDPVLWTEFEVNVMKSACLAGHRACLMEAVNFTNKILRNESSNSIPEKFRTWTYCTFMKIATNEQWLAFWKRYNESAIYEKESLAIALGCHENPDLLRKYLPVIFSQKNIELAEKALTSVMLNPHGYHVAMEFLNQHWDKFNTNAIEKHNNYANVILINTLRAFEKRIRQEEEVEWLRRLRGKSEKYDTVIGQVINRVRTNVAWYKKEKNETLKILKEIYTRYAETKNCRKQK
- the LOC126857921 gene encoding thyrotropin-releasing hormone-degrading ectoenzyme-like isoform X3, yielding MLVRSLDPVAAYHLFVDKYGESPSTSLKIIPILEEKNFTMIGVAQIQFYSKIPTKHIRFHARQLLIQNIRVEEYRSPNGSKLISKYVVMDEKDFIDVYFLQILMAGETYVLHVEYTIPLHEKSTGFFRSAYIDRDTNETRWIAVSNFSPDYARTAYPCFDEPWIKTPFRISIGRKSNMRSHSNSMREVSEEIRDMPGYVWDHYKKTLPMSTYLVAFMVTDFMSYEVAVTDRPSHTIFFRKDVANNTKYIGNLIPKLLRLIQNFTKFDYELNKLDAIVVPNFLYSAMENWGLITFREDSILVKETDGIADVKKEFASIAAHEVAHQWFGNLVTPKWWDDVWLKEGFSSFFGYLALSVLEPASWDVQTSFLIECCDVFDSDADETAHPLHIDLRKLSKLADVFDLTSYVKGNCMAYMIYHFLGERIFLSSMRRYVHTYRYRSANQTDLWSAFQAEIDGANGLPASSGLRMKDVMRTWTYQAGFPVLHVRQNRETGAIELTQDRFYHYGINSTSKELWHIPLTWTTENEQQFGNTLPKAWMVKKRMKINDTVLSRATFNNKWILFNINQTALYHVNYDIENWKLLTKSFRALPKVAKVQVLTDSSAMVNGGLLDKRIMWSILEKLETESGEMLWTPAIPLLTIIQSRLWDSSVFEFVMCKFIDKVYSKTAPSLVHKDPVLWTEFEVNVMKSACLAGHRACLMEAVNFTNKILRNESSNSIPEKFRTWTYCTFMKIATNEQWLAFWKRYNESAIYEKESLAIALGCHENPDLLRKYLPVIFSQKNIELAEKALTSVMLNPHGYHVAMEFLNQHWDKFNTNAIEKHNNYANVILINTLRAFEKRIRQEEEVEWLRRLRGKSEKYDTVIGQVINRVRTNVAWYKKEKNETLKILKEIYTRYAETKNCRKQK
- the LOC126857921 gene encoding thyrotropin-releasing hormone-degrading ectoenzyme-like isoform X4 → MENRQAQGSSRHGWHVRTRIAIMIFICLIIGSMIIFWFVSSIIENRRDGKCRGSIGGKSYKKAFLERLSDQVLPLEYTLKIIPILEEKNFTMIGVAQIQFYSKIPTKHIRFHARQLLIQNIRVEEYRSPNGSKLISKYVVMDEKDFIDVYFLQILMAGETYVLHVEYTIPLHEKSTGFFRSAYIDRDTNETRWIAVSNFSPDYARTAYPCFDEPWIKTPFRISIGRKSNMRSHSNSMREVSEEIRDMPGYVWDHYKKTLPMSTYLVAFMVTDFMSYEVAVTDRPSHTIFFRKDVANNTKYIGNLIPKLLRLIQNFTKFDYELNKLDAIVVPNFLYSAMENWGLITFREDSILVKETDGIADVKKEFASIAAHEVAHQWFGNLVTPKWWDDVWLKEGFSSFFGYLALSVLEPASWDVQTSFLIECCDVFDSDADETAHPLHIDLRKLSKLADVFDLTSYVKGNCMAYMIYHFLGERIFLSSMRRYVHTYRYRSANQTDLWSAFQAEIDGANGLPASSGLRMKDVMRTWTYQAGFPVLHVRQNRETGAIELTQDRFYHYGINSTSKELWHIPLTWTTENEQQFGNTLPKAWMVKKRMKINDTVLSRATFNNKWILFNINQTALYHVNYDIENWKLLTKSFRALPKVAKVQVLTDSSAMVNGGLLDKRIMWSILEKLETESGEMLWTPAIPLLTIIQSRLWDSSVFEFVMCKFIDKVYSKTAPSLVHKDPVLWTEFEVNVMKSACLAGHRACLMEAVNFTNKILRNESSNSEISYLDVLYIYENCHERTMASILEEVQRISDIRKRKPRHRIRMS